The stretch of DNA GTTAGATATCAATGTCAAATTAATCAAATCTAAGAAACGAAAAAGTTCCAACCAAAGAAGAATTAAATATGATTGCTTTGCAAGGTGTAGTTAAAACCAAGTCAGATCAGTACGCCGTCAAAGTCCACTTCCAAATTAATCACTTGGTATATAAACGCAAACATCATCCAGtccaaacacacacaaagtTCAGTACAAAACTGATCATCTTTACGAAGACAATATACAACTACAAACGTCTGCCCTGAACCAAGAGAAAAATTTCCGGCATCCTTAGAACTCTGTAAATCATGGGACGCGATCAGCTGATGCAGAACAATCCACAAGGTAGACAAATTATGTTTACCTTTGtgcatgtatatatgttttacctttttagtcATGCATGTATGTATGTTTCTCTTTGGTAGGTGTAGGAAAATTTGTGCAGATACCAATCCACAATGAGGAGCATAGCTCAACCACATTGATGAACCAAACCGCCACATTGAACCGGACAAGCACCATCAAATGGCCTACCATCATCATATGCGTCATCTTCGTCATAACAGGTCAATCCGTTGCAAGACTCATCGAGAACTACTATTACCTCCACTCAAACAACAAACGCCAAGGCACATGGATTCTATCCCTCCTCCAAGTCATCGGATTCCCTTTCCTCCGCATCCCTCTCTACTTCCTCCTTTACACCGAGAATCTGACTAAACCTCGTCTCTCCTCCCATCGAAGCTCCCTCAAATACCTCACCATACTATACCCTTGTATCGGCATCGACATGGTTATGCAAGCAAGACTCGCCGCTATAAGCAAACACGAGATACCCTTTAACGTTTTCACTCTCATCTACACGTCACAGCTCTTATTCACACctatcttctccttcttcatcaataaaatcaaatttaatcgATGGATAGTTATATCTCTCGTCTTCTCCATCACCGCAGGCTCTCTCACTCTCTATTCTTCCTTCCCTGGAGAACCTAACAAGGACGAAGTGAGATACGTTAGGGGCGTGTTATATGCTTTATTCGCCGCCGTAATTTTCTCCATTACCCTCAGCTCCATCAAGAACATATTCGAAACTGTCATCTCCAAACGCGACGTAGCCACTCACAGAAACCCTAGCTTTGCCTCCGTTGTCGagttgatcttcttctcctccatcgCCGCCACCGTCGTCTCCTTGGCGGCCGTGTTCATTTCCGGCGAGCATCATGTTATAAAGAGAGATGTTCGTGTGTTTGGGAAGAAGGCGTACCTCGGTATAATGACGGTTCAAGTCTTCGCGTGGCAAATCTACTGGGTGGGTTTGGCGGGGCTTGTGTTCGCTGTCTCGGACGTGTTCTCGAATGTGATCAGCGTCTCTACGTGGCCCATCGTCTCGGTTTTGACggttctcttctttgatttcgACAAGGATAAGTTTGATGCTTTCAAAGGAGCCGCCTTGGCTTGTGCATTTCTTAGCGTTGCCTCTTATTATTATAGGCTTCGTCAAGAGAAGAGGAACAGCTAGCGACAAGACACCAGTTAATACTTTtcatttcagttttcttttaaatccaTTAATAAAAGTgttctaattttatttgtttgtgctGGTTTGAATAGTTAATGTCTTTTCCtgttttataaatatgtgtGCTAAACTCTAGTATGAATATTTCTCAACACACAATTTATGGAACTTTTCTTAGACTAAGACAATTtttcaaagaacaaattaattaaaaatgttatgtaaatttttctttgataaaaaaaaataataatcataagtTTGAACAAATTTTATAGTGGtaattataaaaagaatttATATATCTACTGTATGTTTCATGAGTTATATAGTTTAGACAAATCTTTCAACCTCATTTATTATTTCTGTCNNNNNNNNNNNNNNNNNNNNNNNNNNNNNNNNNNNNNNNNNNNNNNNNNNNNNNNNNNNNNNNNNNNNNNNNNNNNNNNNNNNNNNNNNNNNNNNNNNNNNNNNNNNNNNNNNNNNNNNNNNNNNNNNNNNNNNNNNNNNNNNNNNNNNNNNNNNNNNNNNNNNNNNNNNNNNNNNNNNNNNNNNNNNNNNNNNNNNNNNNNNNNNNNNNNNNNNNNNNNNNNNNNNNNNNNNNNNNNNNNNNNNNNNNNNNNNNNNNNNNNNNNNNNNNNNNNNNNNN from Camelina sativa cultivar DH55 chromosome 9, Cs, whole genome shotgun sequence encodes:
- the LOC104715849 gene encoding probable purine permease 14, yielding MGRDQLMQNNPQGVGKFVQIPIHNEEHSSTTLMNQTATLNRTSTIKWPTIIICVIFVITGQSVARLIENYYYLHSNNKRQGTWILSLLQVIGFPFLRIPLYFLLYTENLTKPRLSSHRSSLKYLTILYPCIGIDMVMQARLAAISKHEIPFNVFTLIYTSQLLFTPIFSFFINKIKFNRWIVISLVFSITAGSLTLYSSFPGEPNKDEVRYVRGVLYALFAAVIFSITLSSIKNIFETVISKRDVATHRNPSFASVVELIFFSSIAATVVSLAAVFISGEHHVIKRDVRVFGKKAYLGIMTVQVFAWQIYWVGLAGLVFAVSDVFSNVISVSTWPIVSVLTVLFFDFDKDKFDAFKGAALACAFLSVASYYYRLRQEKRNS